From the Hevea brasiliensis isolate MT/VB/25A 57/8 chromosome 15, ASM3005281v1, whole genome shotgun sequence genome, one window contains:
- the LOC110668364 gene encoding uncharacterized protein LOC110668364: protein MRPTYFPLRWESTGDQWWYASPIDWAAANGHYDLVRELLRIDNNHLIKLTSLRRIRRLETVWDDEEQFDDVAKCRSQVARKLFHECESKKGKNSLIQAGYGGWLIYTAASAGDLSFVQELLEKNPLLVFGEGEYGVTDILYAAARSKSSEVFRIVYDFAVSPRFLTAKGGEFEEHIGDIPSLYKWEMINRAVHAAARGGNSNILRELLSNCTDVLAYRDKEGATILHAAAARGQVEVVKDLIASFDIINSTDHLGNTALHIAAYRGQLSVVEALIAVSPSLISLTNNAGETFLHMAVSGFQTPAFKRLDRQIELMKQLVCGKFFNVEDIINAKSNDGRTALHTAIIGNVHSDLVQLLMSAHSINVNVHDADGMTPLDLLKQRPHSASSDVLIRQLISAGGIFGCQDYSARKAIASRLKMQGNGVSPGTSFRISDAEIFLYTGIEIASDADPAYEERSSYSTEHIDSTNGNQSSTINRKLGSVSSAAQQLKRVLHWPRLKGEKPERFKKSVDQVSLESCKKCNCPGETPTPLRQKFTKPSSLPNNKRTLSVRSNQSSPTAKKKFASGIMHGVMQAMPQLTVPGRSRSSSFSKSSTSSPTSLDKQKGVFIDNDVAGPSSSNQSFDDRTPNVIGKEGSTMNKKLRNQYFCFGASGLSVKTPVSRPRQSHSSNPSVLSAA from the exons ATGCGTCCCACTTATTTCCCTCTTCGATGGGAGAGTACTGGAGACCAGTGGTGGTATGCTTCTCCCATTGATTGGGCAGCTGCTAATGGCCACTATGACTTGGTCAGGGAGCTCCTTCGCATTGACAACAATCACCTTATCAAGCTCACCTCTCTCAGGCGAATTCGACGCCTTGAGACTGTGTGGGATGATGAGGAACAGTTTGATGATGTTGCCAAATGTCGCTCTCAAGTTGCCAGAAAACTTTTTCATGAGTGTGAATCCAAGAAAGGTAAAAATTCTCTCATCCAAGCCGGCTATGGTGGATGGCTTATCTACACTGCTGCTTCAGCTGGAGACTTGAGTTTTGTTCAGGAACTTCTTGAAAAGAACCCTCTACTTGTTTTTGGTGAAGGAGAATACGGTGTTACAGATATACTCTATGCTGCTGCCAGAAGCAAGAGTAGTGAAGTTTTCAGGATTGTTTATGATTTTGCTGTTTCTCCAAGGTTTTTGACAGCAAAAGGTGGAGAGTTTGAGGAGCACATAGGGGATATTCCTTCTCTGTacaagtgggagatgatcaataGGGCTGTTCATGCTGCTGCAAGAGGTGGGAATTCAAACATTTTGAGGGAGCTTCTCAGTAATTGCACTGATGTCTTGGCTTATAGAGATAAGGAAGGCGCAACTATTTTACATGCTGCTGCTGCCAGAGGGCAGGTCGAG GTAGTTAAAGATCTTATAGCCTCCTTTGATATCATCAATTCAACAGACCATCTAGGCAACACAGCGTTGCATATTGCTGCTTATAGGGGTCAATTATCTGTGGTAGAAGCTCTGATTGCTGTGTCTCCCTCATTGATCTCTTTAACAAACAATGCTGGAGAAACCTTTCTTCATATGGCTGTGTCCGGATTCCAAACTCCTGCCTTTAAAAGATTGGACCGGCAGATTGAGCTTATGAAGCAGTTGGTTTGTGGGAAATTTTTCAATGTGGAAGACATCATCAATGCCAAAAGTAATGATGGAAGGACTGCACTCCACACAGCCATCATTGGGAATGTTCACTCTGATCTTGTGCAGCTCCTGATGTCTGCTCATTCAATAAATGTCAATGTCCATGATGCAGATGGGATGACCCCTCTTGATCTTCTTAAGCAACGGCCACATTCTGCATCATCAGATGTACTGATTAGGCAACTGATTTCAGCAGGTGGGATATTTGGTTGCCAGGATTATTCTGCAAGAAAAGCCATTGCCTCTCGTTTGAAGATGCAAGGTAATGGAGTCAGTCCTGGAACATCATTCAGAATCTCCGATGCAGAAATATTCTTGTATACAGGTATTGAGATTGCTTCTGATGCTGATCCAGCTTATGAAGAAAGGAGTTCATATTCAACTGAACATATTGACTCAACCAATGGGAACCAGAGCTCAACAATTAATAGGAAGTTAGGTTCTGTTAGTAGCGCAGCACAACAGTTGAAAAGAGTCCTCCATTGGCCCCGTCTGAAAGGGGAAAAACCGGAAAGATTCAAGAAATCAGTGGATCAAGTTTCTTTGGAATCATGCAAGAAATGCAATTGTCCAGGGGAAACTCCAACCCCACTTCGCCAGAAATTCACGAAGCCCTCATCCCTTCCTAACAACAAGAGGACACTTTCCGTTAGGAGTAATCAATCAAGTCCAACAGCCAAGAAGAAATTTGCTTCAGGCATAATGCATGGTGTTATGCAGGCTATGCCACAATTAACTGTTCCAGGTCGATCACGCTCAAGTTCATTTTCAAAATCATCCACATCTTCTCCTACTTCGTTGGATAAACAAAAAGGGGTATTTATTGACAATGATGTAGCTGGGCCATCATCTTCCAATCAATCATTTGATGATAGAACACCAAATGTGATTGGGAAAGAAGGCTCCACGATGAATAAGAAGTTGAGGAACCAATACTTCTGTTTTGGTGCATCTGGCCTTTCTGTGAAAACCCCAGTTAGCAGGCCGCGGCAAAGCCATAGTTCAAATCCTTCTGTTCTCTCAGCAGCTTGA